TTGCCATTTTTTTGTAAGCCTCGATATACTCCAGACGGCAATCGGGATATCCCGAATAATCGACAGCGTTGACACCGATGAAAATATCCCGGCAAGCGAGTACTTCGGCCCAGGCAAGGGCAAAGGAAAGAAAAATCGTATTCCGGGCAGGAACATAGGTGTCGGGAATCTCCTCGCCGGTATCGGAAACATCCCTGTTTTTCGGAACGGCGGTATCCGAAGTCAAGGCACTTCCCCCGAAACTTCGCAGGTTAATATCCACAATGGAATGTTTCACTACCGATAATGAATCCGCTACCCGGCGGGCACTTTCGAGCTCGATGTCGTGACGCTGTCCATACCGGAAACTCATGGCATAGAGTTCGTATCCCCCGGCTCGAGCAATCGCGCCGCAGGTTGCCGAATCCAGACCGCCGCTCAGTAAAATTACCGCTTTTTTCACAGTATATCCCCTATAACTTTATGAAGCTGTATTCCCAGCCGCACATCGAGACTGGAATCAAGAATCCAGTGAGCAAGGTCTTTTGCCTGAAGGCTGCTTGCTACAGGAGAAAATACTATTTCGCATTTTCCCAGCAGATGATGTGTATGGATAAAACGGGCAGCCCAGTCAAAATCGCTTTTATCGACCATAACAAATTTGCACTGATCGGTGGTGACAAGATGTGCCAGGTTATCATACTGAAATTTTTGACTCATCCCGCTGGAGGGGCACTTGATATCCATAATCCGGATGCATCCTTCAGGAAGACGGGAGATATCCAGTGTGCCGTTTGTTTCGATCAGCACGGTATACCCTTTGTGCAAAAAAGCACTGCACAGAGCAGGGGTTTCATCCTGGATGAGCGGTTCCCCGCCGGTAATTTCAACCAGGGTGGTTTTCTGTTTTTGAATTTCCTTAACAATGGTATCGACAGCCATGGTAGTTCCGTGGTCCCACGAATAGGAGGTATCACAGTAACTGCACCGGAGATTACATCCTGCAAGACGAACAAAGGAGCAGATCTTTCCTGCAAAGGTCGACTCCCCCTGGATACTCTTGAATAGTTCACAGACATTCAGCATAGGAAAACATTCACTTATTCGTAGTAGATCGCCGAACTTCCTGGAGATTCGATGACTTCGACGCGGGAGACTTTGCGTGCCCCCTCGTTGATTGATTCGGACAACTTCTCGTAAATATACCGTGCAATATTCTCCGATGAAGGATTCAACTCGACCCGGTTAAATACCTTGTTCAAATCGGTATGATCGAGTTCATCGACAATAGCAGCCAGATTCGTACGCAGCTTACGGAAATCGATACCAATTCCGATCTCATCCAGTTTTTCGCAGGCCACCGTCGCCCGTACAATCCAGTTATGCCCATGAGGATTTTCGCAGGGCCCGCCGTAATTATACAGATGATGGGCGGCCGAAAATGAGCTTTCGGTAGTTATTTCATACATGTATTTTTTATTCCTTTCTCTGTTTTATTTGCTTTATCTCTGCAATTATTGTTATCATTCTCTATAATATAGTATTATCCAGTACGGTTCCCGGCATGCGTATCACCTCTTTGTGTATACCATTTTCGGCTTACATTACTTATTTTTGAAAACTGTATACAGCACTCTTTATGGAAGCAGGAGAACGGGCTTCTTTGAAACAGAAAGAAATCCAGGGCATCTACCGGGTTTTGGATGTAAATTTCAATCGCCTCCGGGAGGCGTTGCGGGTTATTGAAGAATTTGTCAGGTTTATCAGAACAGATGCACATTATTCTTCGGAGATAAAAACGCTTCGCCATTCTCTTCGGGAGTTGGAAGAAGGAGTCGACAGCCGGCATCTGATTGCCAACCGGGATACGTCGACCGATCCCTTTTCGCGATCCAATTCCGCACGGGAGCAAGACAGAAAGGGTGCCGATGAAGTGCTTGCTGCGAATTTCAAGCGGGCACAGGAAGCATCACGGGTTATTGAAGAGTATATTAAATTAACAGATACCGCGCATCTTTCAGCAACGGCGAAAACACTGCGGTTTTCATTGTATTCGCTCGAAAAAAAATTCAGAGAGAACTATATTGGCTGAGAAAAAAAGAAAAGCAAAGAACGAAAAGCAGAATCCAAAAGAGCAGCATGATGTCGCCCGGGAAATATGGGGCGTGGTTTTTTTAGGCCTCGGCACACTGGTGCTGATTTCCCTGATTACCCATTTCATTCAGGGAAGAGATAATCTCCTTGGTCCACTCGGAAGGAATCTGGCCGACGGCCTCATTTATATCTTCGGGAATATTCCATCATTTGTCTTCCCGCTCTCAATTTTCTTTCTGGGCTGGTCGCAAATCAAAGGCTCATCCCTTAACACCCGCATAATGCTGTACGCATCACTGTTCACTTTCGAAATCTGTCTTCTGCTTGCCATACCCTCCATACCGATCACCAGCTTCGGTACGAACCTTATCGGCAAGGCAACCGCATATCTGATTTATACACCCACCATTTTCGGAACCCATAAGTTCGGTCCCTATTTTCTGACATTCATCGCTCTGGCGGTTACGACACTGGCGGCATTCCGAATAAACGTCTATCCGTTGTTCAAAAAAGCGGGATTCTATATCAGGGAAGTGTTCTTTATATTACGGGAAAAGTTAAAAGCCCGGTTTAAAACTGCCCCTGTTCCGGCAACCGCACCGAACCAGGGGACCTCCGATACTATAACTCAGACAAAGAGCGATACTTCCACAGGGACCACGAAGTCGACAAAAAAGGAATCGGGCGGCAAATCCAAAGGTGAAGAGAAAACTCAGGAGCAGATCGACGAAGAACTCGCTCAGTTCCGGGCCAAAAAGAATGAACCTATCAAGATCACGACCGAAGAAGAGACGCCGGTAAACAGTGGCGATGATACCGGTACGGATGACAGGGAGGAGGATATTCGGCAAGAAGAGCCGGTTATCACCCAGGAGCCGGTGCCGTCACAGGAGGATGCTGATGAGGACGGTGATGAAGAGAGAGATGATGATTTTCCCGACGATTATTACAAGGTTCCGGTAAAAGACAAGGCCAAGCCCAAACCCAGAAAAGCATCAAAGCCCTATGTAATACCCTCGCCTGAGGTCATGAAAGATCCTCCCCCCTACTCGAGCTTTATCGACAGGGATGGAATCCAGGAGAATTCCCATACTCTCGAAAAAACGCTCATGAATTTCGGGATTGAAGGTAAGGTGGTCAATGTCAGTCCGGGGCCGGTTATTACCCGCTATGAGATGGCCCTGGCGCCGGGTATCAAAGTAAGCCGGATCGTGAACCTTCAGGATGACATCGCCATGGCCGTGGGAGGTCAGCGAATCCGTATCCAGGCACCGATTCCCGGAAAGGCGGCAATCGGTATAGAACTTCCAAATACAAACCGGCAGAATGTCTATTTCAAGCAGATCCTTCTCTCCGACGCGTTCAAGAATTCACGGGCAAAGCTGCCGTTGATCATCGGAAGAAACATTTCGGGTAACCCCTTTGTCACCGATATTGCAAAGATGCCGCATCTTCTGATCGCGGGTCAGACCGGTTCGGGAAAAAGCGTGTGTATCAACTCCTTTCTCTGCAGCCTTCTGATGACAATGAAACCCGATGAACTTCGTTTGATTCTTATCGATCCCAAGAAAGTTGAGTTGTCCTATTATGCGGGTATTCCTCATCTTATGGCGCCGGTTGTTACCGAATCCAAGGAGGCGGTCAAAGCGCTTCACTGGGGCCAGATGGAGATGGATCGCCGCTACAGAATGCTTGCAAAAGTAGGCGCCAGAAACATCGAATCGTTCAATAACAAGGTCAATGCAGGAAAAATTGAAGAGGGCTCAATTCCAAATTGGGACAATAAACCACTTCCCTTTATCGTTATAGTAGTAGATGAACTCGCCGATTTGATGCTCACGGCGTCCAAGGATGTTGAAGCGAGTATTCAGCGGATAGCTCAACTTGCCCGGGCAGTCGGCATTCATCTGATAATCGCCACCCAACGGCCGTCAGTTGATATCATAACAGGACCAATCAAGGCTAATTTGACATCACGAATAGCATTCCGCACCATTCAGGCGACCGATTCCCGTACCATCCTTGGCCATGTGGGCTCAGAGAAGCTTCTTGGACTGGGTGATATGCTCTTTCTTCGAAGCGGCGCTCCGGATATCGAACGGTATCACGGGGCTTTTATTTCCGAAGAAGATGTCGAATTGATTGTCGATAACATCAAGGCTCAGGGGGTCGAAGTTGAGCAGATCCAGAGTTTTGAGGAAGCGACCCGGGAAGGCGGGAGCAGCGAGAGTTTTATGGATGACGGCGACCGGGATGAGCTTTTTGAAGAAGCCGCCGAATTGATCGTCATGATCGGCCAGGGATCGACCTCCATGCTCCAGCGGCGCATGAAAATCGGTTACGCCCGTGCAGGCCGTGTTATGGATGAACTCGAACGCGCAGGAATTGTCGGCCCCTCGGAAGGCAGCAAGGTCAGAGAAGTTTTGGTGAAACCCGATGAGCTTTCAGAACATCTGGCAACCATTCGATAGTACAATATCAACACCTTTTAAAAGGAATTTATTGTGAAAACCGCGAAAACAAAAAGCATCGTATTTCTTCTTGTATCGGCTTTTATGATCTGCAGCTTTGCCCAGCAGGAGCCGCCGATCATGAACAAAGTCAGGAAAAAGTACCGTGCCGACAAAACCATGAAAACGGCCTTTGAACTGAGCATCTACTGGAAAATCCGGGACCGGGAAGAGAAAAAAAACGGTCACCTGTTTCTTGCTCCCGACAACAAATTCAGAGTTGAACTGGGCGATGCTGTCTGGGTATGCGACGGCCGTACCTGGTGGCAGTACAGCAAAGCCACCGAACAGGTAATAATCAAATATTTACTCGATGTTGACTTATCTCATCACCCCACACGTATTCTAACTGCCCATTTGAACGAAAGAAAATTCACGCTGAAAGAAAAAGACGGCGCCTACACGGTTGTAGATGCGGTCATCGATCCGGAAAAAGAAAAATCACATGCATCGACAATCCGCCTGTGGATTGACAGCAAAAGCGGTATCATTCACAAGCTGATGGTTGTCGATACAAAAGGAAACATAAGCACCTATACGTTTAAAAAGACCCGTATAGGCGAGCAAATTCCAGAGGAGATGTTCCGATTTGAAGTTCCGAAGGATGCAAAAATTCTTGATATGCGGGAATAATTTCTTTACTCCGGCATTGACCGTCCTGCTAACCGCCTGCCTGGTGAAAGCCACCAACGAAATCACCAGCAATGATATATACCGGCTGGAAGGCAGAAATGATACGCTGTGGATGATTACGGCCAAGGGGATCAATTTCACCGTGGTTGAATCGGACAGTTTATCATGGTGGGGATATAAATCGAATGAAATGGTGTTGGGCGAAAAATATGCCTCCCTGGCATTCGGCGGCAACCAGGTTTTCGTGCCCCTTGCCCCCAAGAACCTTGCCGACCCTAATTCTATCTGGGTTTACGATCTGCCTTCAGGGGACATCGCTTCTATTACGATTCCATGGAATAATCAGTGGCTCACTACCCTGCAGGACTCCCTGGATTCAATGGAGATCTATTTCCAGGTTTATGATTGTGCCCTGCCTCCGGTTTCCCCGCAGAGGCCACGCAAGCTCTGGGCGGCACGATGGTATGGGGGCCTCGTTGAGTGGGATTTAAGCGCCCAAACCGGCGTAGTCCATATTCCCGGCGATCCGCTTCCCTATGCAGCGGAGTCCTTTCCTTCAAAGGAGCTGAAATATTATCCCGATAGCACCAATGCAGTTGCTGCAATAACAACAACCGGTCACGATGATTCTCTGGATATCTGGGTCCTGACTCCCGGGAGAATATGGAAGTTTGAACCCGCTGCTGCGGATTCATTCTGGACTCCACTCAGCGATTCTATTGACGATTCCACCCGTACGGTCAAAGAATTTTCTGGGTTTTATGTTCACCCAAAAGACAGTGAAACCGTTCTTTTTTCCGATATCATAACCACCCCGGTATCGGGCGATACCACAACAACCGTGTCTCTCTACAAATACGATTTCGACAGGGAACGATGGAACCTTTTTCTCCCCGAATCACCCAATGCCCTTACCTTTGGTTTCGATGATACCCTCTATGTTGTCATCAATAATAAGATACTTGCTTATAAAGATACTTTTCCCGCTGATGTTGTCATTCCGAATACGCATTTTACCACGCGCCTTTCTGCCGACGGAGCACCTCCTCCATCCGAAATAAATGACATTTTATTTGTTCCGCAAAACAGCGATACCGCTCTTTTCTGGATAGCCTCCAATCAGGGAATCTATTTCAGCAGAAATGAGACCTACGATGAAAAAAACACGATCCCCTTTATTCATGAATTTCGATCTCCGGCTGTTGCGGGCGGGTTGTCGCAGACCTATTTCTACCCCGGCATTTTAAAGCCCACCCTCTATGGCGAGGATGTACCGAAGGGTTATTTTGCCTATAATTTGTCAAAAAACGCCACGGTCACAATCAAGATTTACGACTGGAACATGGACCTTGTCAAAACCGTTATCGACGGTGCTCCGCGGATCAAGGGAGCATCGAGAAAAAGCGGCCGCAGCACGGTAAAGCATGAAGACAACTGGGATGGCCGCAATATGGCCGGCGACCATGTTGCCCCCGGCGTGTACTATTATAAAATTTCATCCAGCGAAGGAGAGC
This is a stretch of genomic DNA from Chitinivibrionales bacterium. It encodes these proteins:
- a CDS encoding radical SAM protein; translated protein: MLNVCELFKSIQGESTFAGKICSFVRLAGCNLRCSYCDTSYSWDHGTTMAVDTIVKEIQKQKTTLVEITGGEPLIQDETPALCSAFLHKGYTVLIETNGTLDISRLPEGCIRIMDIKCPSSGMSQKFQYDNLAHLVTTDQCKFVMVDKSDFDWAARFIHTHHLLGKCEIVFSPVASSLQAKDLAHWILDSSLDVRLGIQLHKVIGDIL
- the queD gene encoding 6-carboxytetrahydropterin synthase QueD; the encoded protein is MYEITTESSFSAAHHLYNYGGPCENPHGHNWIVRATVACEKLDEIGIGIDFRKLRTNLAAIVDELDHTDLNKVFNRVELNPSSENIARYIYEKLSESINEGARKVSRVEVIESPGSSAIYYE
- a CDS encoding thiamine-phosphate pyrophosphorylase — translated: MKQKEIQGIYRVLDVNFNRLREALRVIEEFVRFIRTDAHYSSEIKTLRHSLRELEEGVDSRHLIANRDTSTDPFSRSNSAREQDRKGADEVLAANFKRAQEASRVIEEYIKLTDTAHLSATAKTLRFSLYSLEKKFRENYIG
- the queC gene encoding 7-cyano-7-deazaguanine synthase QueC, whose protein sequence is MKKAVILLSGGLDSATCGAIARAGGYELYAMSFRYGQRHDIELESARRVADSLSVVKHSIVDINLRSFGGSALTSDTAVPKNRDVSDTGEEIPDTYVPARNTIFLSFALAWAEVLACRDIFIGVNAVDYSGYPDCRLEYIEAYKKMANLGTRAGVEGDKFTIHTPLINLTKAEIIKKGIALGVDYSPTHSCYDPSPEGHACGACDSCLIRKKGFEDAGVEDPTVYGEERAER